A single Eleginops maclovinus isolate JMC-PN-2008 ecotype Puerto Natales chromosome 5, JC_Emac_rtc_rv5, whole genome shotgun sequence DNA region contains:
- the pld6 gene encoding mitochondrial cardiolipin hydrolase translates to MSVMWTVKVVGLGVVALSLSVELVGWLLHRLRPKRTRNEVLFFPSKMACINHIFAPSSPQLCFCPLPHGVETSFSRLLRCILSASSSLDLCVFSFSNMDLSRAVLTLYSRGVTIRVLTDKDYAAITGTQIGVLRKAGICVRCDVDSVYMHHKFSVVDNRLLITGSLNWTRTAVQSNMENVIVTEDPDLVRPFIKEFQKLWLHNDPARYPYSSDPKPAHKATTPRTDKP, encoded by the exons ATGTCAGTGATGTGGACGGTGAAGGTGGTGGGTCTGGGTGTGGTGgccctctctctcagtgtggAGCTGGTGGGTTGGCTCCTCCATCGCCTCAGGCCTAAAAGAACCCGCAATGAGGTCCTCTTCTTTCCCTCAAAGATGGCCTGCATCAACCACATCTTCGCTCCTTCATCGCCTCA GTTGTGTTTCTGCCCGTTGCCTCATGGCGTAGAGACGTCTTTCTCCCGTCTTCTCCGCTGCATCTTgtctgcttcctcctctctggACTTGTGTGTATTTTCCTTCTCCAACATGGACCTTTCCAGGGCTGTGCTAACGCTGTATAGTAGGGGCGTCACCATCCGAGTCCTCACCGACAAGGACTATGCCGCCATCACTGGCACCCAGATAGGGGTCCTTCGCAAGGCCG GGATCTGTGTGCGTTGCGACGTGGACTCTGTTTACATGCATCACAAGTTTTCAGTGGTGGACAACCGGCTGCTCATCACCGGCTCCCTCAACTGGACGCGGACAGCAGTGCAGAGTAACATGGAGAACGTCATTGTCACTGAGGATCCAGACCTGGTGCGTCCCTTCATCAAGGAGTTCCAAAAGTTATGGCTGCACAACGATCCAGCCCGATACCCCTACTCAAGTGACCCAAAACCTGCTCACAAGGCTACCACACCCAGAACTGACAAGCCATGA
- the rab3da gene encoding RAB3D, member RAS oncogene family, a, translating into MMALARDPGAGQENKDAADQNFDYMFKLLIIGNSSVGKTSFLFRFADDSFTSAFVSTVGIDFKVKTIYRNDKRVKLQIWDTAGQERYRTITTAYYRGAMGFLLMYDITSQESFCAVQDWATQIKTYSWGNAQVVLVGNKLDLEEDRQVPTEDALRLATELGFQFFEASAKDNINVKQVFDKLVDVICEKMSESVNGDSSPSANQKEAGLKETPSSSPGGCAC; encoded by the exons atg ATGGCACTAGCCAGAGATCCAGGGGCGGGCCAGGAGAATAAAGATGCAGCCGACCAAAACTTTGATTACATGTTTAAGTTGCTGATAATCGGCAACAGCAGCGTGGGAAAGACGTCTTTCCTGTTCCGCTTTGCAGATGACTCCTTCACTTCAGCCTTTGTCAGCACAGTGGGCATCGACTTCAAAGTCAAGACCATCTACAGGAACGACAAGAGGGTCAAACTTCAGATCTGG GACACTGCAGGTCAGGAGCGCTACAGGACCATCACCACAGCCTACTATAGAGGAGCCATGGGATTCCTGCTCATGTACGACATCACGAGTCAGGAGTCTTTCTGTGCGGTGCAGGACTG GGCAACCCAGATTAAGACGTACTCGTGGGGCAACGCTCAGGTAGTGCTTGTGGGCAATAAGCTGGACCTGGAGGAGGACAGGCAGGTCCCTACCGAGGATGCCCTAAGACTGGCCACAGAGCTCG GCTTCCAGTTCTTTGAAGCCAGTGCCAAAGACAACATCAATGTAAAGCAGGTTTTTGACAAGCTGGTGGATGTCATCTGCGAGAAGATGAGCGAGAGCGTCAACGGTGATTCGAGTccgtcagccaatcagaaggaGGCCGGCCTGAAGGAGACGCCCAGCAGCAGCCCAGGTGGCTGTGCATGCTGA
- the LOC134865133 gene encoding tetraspanin-1-like translates to MCCSGFLKIMMFIFNGGIFLAGAGILGVGVWVKVDSGSLLGLLEDVDGAPSGLTQLVNVAYLLIAVGTVLLLIGFLGCCGAVKESRCMLLTFFSIVLILFLIEVAGAVVLFVFDGLAEDLLGQLEDEVQQSIRKQYGSNEGFTSLWNATMEEFTCCGYKNYTDFEGSPFFVDNGMDVYPQTCCNQTITAGVCNTFKAESSNIDGCLHKLLQLIEENAVIIAAVVLGIAALEIAAMVVSMVLYKQIGHKA, encoded by the exons ATGTGTTGCTCCGGCTTTCTCAAAATTATGATGTTCATCTTCAATGGTGGCATCTTT TTGGCTGGTGCAGGAATCCTGGGTGTAGGAGTGTGGGTGAAGGTGGACAGTGGTTCTCTGCTGGGTTTACTGGAAGACGTGGATGGAGCTCCGTCTGGTTTAACCCAGCTGGTCAATGTCGCCTACCTCCTCATCGCAGTGGgcactgtgctgctgctgatcGGCTTCCTGGGCTGCTGTGGAGCTGTCAAGGAGAGCAGGTGTATGCTGCTGACG TTCTTCAGTATTGTGCTGATTCTCTTCCTCATCGAGGTTGCAGGAGCTGTGGTGCTGTTCGTCTTCGATGGTTTG GCAGAGGATCTCCTTGGTCAACTAGAAGATGAAGTTCAACAAAGCATCAGAAAGCAGTATGGAAGCAATGAAGGCTTCACCTCTCTTTGGAATGCCACCATGGAGGAG tttacaTGCTGCGGATATAAAAATTACACCGATTTTGAAGGCTCCCCTTTCTTTGTTGACAATGGAATGGATGTTTATCCACAAACATGTTGCAACCAAACCATCACCGCGGGAGTGTGCAACACATTCAAAGCAGAGAGTTCG aATATTGATGGCTGCTTACATaagctgctgcagctgataGAGGAAAATGCTGTGATCATTGCTGCTGTGGTTCTAGGAATCGCTGCTCTTGAG ATTGCTGCCATGGTGGTTTCCATGGTTCTCTACAAGCAGATTGGCCACAAGGCATGA
- the dand5 gene encoding DAN domain family member 5, with the protein MPFFISLVFLSSWTAVALTFPHYAFDNIIKGSRVEFESSGSGPNEPVRGIVKVVQLDPRTLAQSGFLRAGIASRRAPSLSSRLSFPAFLSHGRPGLAPASKTSMSPLHLLQPKGPSQMELKKRQGLQMWQRAIHKGDKITLPFNLKDTKQTCTAVPFTQRVTADGCDTVTVHNRLCFGQCSSLFVPSEGEFDGQGTATGGLHQRAPCSRCSPSKVHNVAVPLRCGAEVRLKQVMVVEECKCETGREEKSAEAAALAHL; encoded by the exons atgcctttttttatcAGCCTTGTCTTTTTGTCAAGTTGGACAGCTGTAGCGCTTACATTCCCTCACTATGCGTTTGACAACATTATTAAAGGGTCGAGAGTCGAATTTGAATCATCTGGCAGCGGACCGAATGAACCTGTCCGGGGAATAGTGAAGGTTGTGCAGCTGGACCCTCGTACCCTGGCCCAGTCAGGCTTCCTGAGAGCGGGAATCGCATCCAGAAGAGCCCCCTCCCTCAGCTCCAGACTGTCCTTCCCTGCTTTCCTGTCTCACGGCCGTCCAGGTCTTGCCCCAGCTTCCAAGACCTCAATGAGTCCGTTACACCTCCTGCAACCTAAAGGCCCCTCTCAGATGGAACTGAAGAAAAGACAAGGCCTGCAGATGTGGCAGAGAGCCATCCATAAAGGAGACAAGATAACTCTGCCATTCAACCTGAAGGACACCAAACAGACATGCACTGCAGTACCTTTCACTCAG CGTGTGACAGCAGACGGGTGCGACACAGTAACGGTGCACAACAGGCTGTGTTTCGGCCAGTGCAGCTCGCTGTTCGTCCCGTCCGAAGGGGAGTTTGACGGGCAGGGAACTGCGACTGGTGGCCTACACCAACGGGCCCCCTGCTCCCGCTGCTCCCCGTCTAAAGTTCATAATGTGGCTGTGCCCCTGCGCTGTGGAGCCGAGGTCCGGCTGAAGCAGGTGATGGTGGTGGAGGAGTGCAAGTGTGAGACGGGCCGAGAGGAAAAAAGTGCAGAGGCTGCAGCTCTCGCACACCTGTAA